ATACCAAATTCCAGAGATAATAGTTGAAGTTAGACCTAATAAAACAAAAGGTACCATTCCATAAGTGTTATTTGTGTCTATAAATTGTGGTAAAAAAGCTAAGAAAAATAGAATTATCTTAGGATTCAAAAGATTAGTAACCAATCCTTGAAAGAAAGCCTTTTTTAAATCTTCTCTTTTCTTTTTCCCCTGATTAACAGCAAGCATATCTTTAGATTTTATACTTTTAATCCCCATATATACAAGATACATAGCTCCTAAAAACTTTATAAGATTAAAAGCTGTTACAGAATTTTTTAGTAACAAAGAAAGTCCAAAGGCTGCTAAAAAAGTATGAACTATAAGCCCAGAACAAATTCCAAAAGCAGAATACTTACCAGACTTGATACTATTGGATATAGCTTGTCCCAGTATAAACATAGTATCACTTCCTGGTATCAAAGCTAAAATAATACTAGAAGTCAAAAACATTTCATAATTAATAACTCCAAACATAAACCCTCCACTTAAAAAATTAATATTGTCTCATTAGATATTTTATCACTTTTTTTAATATTGTCTAGGGGTAAAATATTAAATTTTAAGTATTTTTTGATGAAAAATAATTTTTAATTGTGTATTATTAAAAACATAAATAGTGGAAATAAATTTTTAAAAAACTCAGAAGCTAAAGCAAGATTGATAAAATATTATTTTAAAATATTGATTATATAAAATATATATTTTACAAAAAAAGAAAATTTTGATAATATTATTGAAAATAAGATTGAAAAAAAGGAGGAAAACTGATGTTAATTTTAACTAACATAATAATAAGCATAATATGTATAATAATAATTATTAGTTCTATTAATCATCTATTGAATGAGTTAAAAGTTTCTAATAATATTTTTGTGCTACCTGAAATGCTTATTAAGATGTTAAAAGTAAAATTGCGTTAGGTTTTCAAAATTATTATAAATAAAAGACTTTTATGAGAGATTCAATGGATGATACCGTTGAGTCTCTTTTTTTTATAAAACTTTAAAACACAGGGGGATAAATAATGAGAAGTGAGAATTTGACAAAGGGAGTAACAAGAACACCACACCGTTCACTATTAAAAGCTTTGGGGCTGACAGATGAGGAGTTAAAAAAGCCATTGATTGGTATAGCTAATTCATATAACGAGGTTATTCCAGGGCATATGCATCTAAAACAACTAGTTCAAGCAGTGAAAGATGGGATAAGAAATGCTGGGGGAATACCAATGGAGTTTAATACAATAGGTGTATGTGATGGATTGGCAATGAACCACGAGGGAATGAAATACTCCTTAGTTTCAAGAAATCTAATAGCTGATTCAGTGGAGATTATGGGAATGTCAACTCCCTTTGATGCTATGGTATTTATCCCAAATTGTGATAAGGTAGTGCCAGGAATGTTAATAGCAGCAGCTAGATTAAATATTCCAAGTATATTTGTAAGTGGTGGACCTATGTTAGCTGGGACACATAGAGGAAGAAAGATAAGCTTGAGCAGTACATTTGAAGCAGTGGGAAGCTTTACCTCTCAAAAGATAGATGAGGAGGAGCTAAAGGAGATAGAGAATAGAAGCTGTCCAACTTGTGGTTCATGTTCAGGAATGTTTACAGCAAATACTATGAACTGTTTAACAGAATGTTTGGGAATGGCTCTTCCTGGAAATGGAACAGTACCAGCTGTATATTCAGAGAGAATAAGGTTGGCAAAAAGTAGTGGAGAGCAGATAATGAAACTTTTAGAAAAGGACTTAAAACCACTGGATATACTGACTAGAGAGAGTTTTGAAAATGCAGTGGCTCTGGATATGGCACTAGGAGGTTCATCTAATACAGCTCTTCATCTTACAGCAATAGCACATGAGGCTGGTGTGGGATTGACTTTAGAGGATTTTGATAGAATTTCTAATAAAACAAAACAGGTGTGTAAATTAGCACCAGCAAGTGATTATCATATAGAGGATTTATACAATGCTGGGGGAGTAAGTGGAGTATTAAAAAGATTAGCTGAAAATAATCTATTGCATCTAGATACTCCAACTGTGGCTCTAAAAACTCAAGGGGAGATAGTGGATAGAGCAGTAATCTATGATGAAAATGTAATAAAACCTTGGGATAGACCAGCGTACAATACAGGGGGAATAGCTGTATTAAAAGGAAATCTAGCTCCAAATGGTTGTATAGTGAAAGCTGGAGCAGTAGCAGAGAATATGTTAAAACATGAGGGGAAAGCAAAGGTATTTGATAGTGAAGAGGAGTGCGTAAAATCAATCTTAAATAAAGAGATAGAAAAGGGAGATGTCTTAGTAATTCGTTATGAGGGACCAAAGGGTGGACCAGGAATGAGAGAGATGTTGACACCTACTTCACTATTAGGAGGAATGGGACTGGATAAAGATGTAGCTCTAATAACAGATGGAAGATTTTCAGGAGCTACAAGGGGAGCATCTATAGGGCATATCTCTCCAGAAGCAGCTAGTGGAGGAAATATTGCTCTAGTAGAAAATGGAGATAGAATACTTATAGATATTCCAAATAGAAAAATAGAACTTTTAGTAGATGATAAAGAGTTAGAATTAAGAAGAGAGAAACTTCCAAAATTTCAATCTAAGGCTAAAGGATATTTAAAGAAATATGCTTTAAATGTTTCATCAGCAGATAGGGGAGCAGTAGAAATTTTTGGGGAATGAGAGGAAAACTATGAAAGAGAGAGAGATTACAGGGGCTAGGGTATTATTGGAGTGTTTAAAAAGATTGGGAGTAAAGGATGTCTTTGGATATCCAGGAGGAAGTGTAATCCCTATATATGATGAGATATACTCATTTGAAGGAATAAAACACTATCTATCAAGACATGAGCAGGGAGCAGTACATGAGGCTGATGGCTATGCTAGAGCTAGTGGAGAAGTGGGAGTGTGTATTGCCACTTCTGGTCCAGGAGCTACTAATTTAGTAACAGGGATAATGACAGCCTTTATGGATTCTATTCCAATACTGGCTATCACTGGACAGGTAAATAGAGCAATGCTAGGAAGAGATTCATTTCAAGAGACAGATATAGTAAATATAACACTTCCAATAACTAAGAGTAACTACCAAATACTCTCTATTGAGGAGATACCACAAATTGTAAAAGAGGCTTATCACATAGCCAAAAGTGGAAGACCTGGACCTGTATTAATAGATTTTCCTAGAGATATACAATTAGAAAAGATAGAGGTAGAAAGATTTGAGGAGCTATATTCAGAAGAGATGGATTTATCTGGATATGAGAGAGGGTATCAAGAGGATTTGTCCAAGTTAGATGAGGGAATAAAGTTGATAGAGAACTCTAAAAAACCACTGATTATAAGTGGGGCTGGGGTAATTCATTCAAAGGGAGCAGAGGAGTTTAGAGAGTTTGTAGAGAGATTACAGATACCAGTAACTTCCACTCTTTTGGGACTGGGAGCTTATCCAGGAGATAAAAATCTTTTTTTAGGAATGTTGGGAATGCATGGGACAGCAGCAGCTAATATAGCTACATTAGAGGCTGATTTGATAATTGGAATGGGATTTAGGTTTGATGATAGAATTACAGGAAATATTGAAAAATTTTGTCCCAATGCTAAAATTATTCACATAGACATTGACCCATCAGAGATAGAGAAAAATAAAAAGGTTGATATAGCTTTGGTGGGAGATTTGAAAAAGGTATTAACTCTTTTGAATGAAAAAAGAATAGAGTTAGAAGATATTCGTGAATGGAGAGATAGAGTGGAGTATCTCAAGAGAAGATACTCTCTAATAGTTCCAGATTGTAAAGAGGGATTGACTATTCAAAGAGTACTCAGAGAGATAGATAGAGTATTAAAAGGAGAGGGAGTAATTGCAACAGATGTGGGACAGCATCAGATGTGGAGTGCCTTACACCTCACTTATAGAAATCCCAATAGTATAATCTCATCTGGTGGAGGAGGGACTATGGGATTTGGACTACCTAGTGCAATAGGAGCTCAGGTAGCTTGTCCTGATAAAAAGATTATAAGCATAGTGGGAGATGGAGGGTTTCAGATGAATATTCAAGAGTTGATACTTTTGAAAGCCTACAAACTTCCAGTAAAAGTATTTATAATGAATAACTCTTATTTGGGAATGGTAAGGCAGTGGCAGGAACTATTCCATGAGAGAAGATACTCAGAGGTAAATTTAGAGATTAATCCAGATTTTGTAAAGGTAGCAGAGGCTTATGGAGTAAAAAGTGTTACCTTAGAAAGTGAAGAGGATTTAGAAAAGATAGATGAGATATTAAAAAGTGATGAACCTATTTTAGTAAATTGTATTGTGAAAAAAGAGGAGAATGTATATCCTATGATTCCAGCTGGGAAATCAGCAGAGGATATGATTGGACTGAGAGGAGTGAAGGATTATGAATAGAAAATTTAACTTAGCAATTGTAAGTAAAAATAATAAAGTTTTTTTACAAAGAGTGATGACACTTTTTTATAAGAGAGATTATCTAATTCATAATATGAGTGTAGACTTTAGTAATCAATCTGGTTATGCAAAAATTTTGCTTACTTTAGAGGGAAATGATGAGATTTTTGACCAAGTTCAAAGACAGGTATATAAAATTGTAGATGTTGTAAATGTAGAGCAAATTTAAGAGAGTAAAAAAACAATAATTAAAATATAAAACAACTTAGGAGGATTTAAACATGGCAGGAAATATTTTAGGAACAACAGTATATTATAACGAGGATTGTAATTTAGAGAAATTAAGAGGAAAGAAAATAACAGTTTTAGGATATGGTTCACAGGGACATGCCCATTCATTAAATTTAAAAGATTCTGGAATGGATGTAACTGTGGGATTGAGAAAGGGGTCGCCATCTTGGGAGAAAGCTGAAAAGGCTGGATTTGTAGTAAAAGAAACAAGTGAGGCTGTAAAAGATGCTGATGTAGTAATGATTTTAACTCCTGATGAAACTCAAGGAGAGATGTATAAAAATGAGGTAGCACCATATTTAAAAAAGGGAGTATATCTAGGATTTGGACATGGATTTAATATCCATTTTAAGAAAATTGTACCAGCTGAAGATGTAAATGTATTTATGGTAGCACCTAAGGGACCTGGACATCTAGTGAGAAGAACATTTACTGAGGGAGTTGGAGTTCCTTGCTTAGTTGCTGTGGAGCAAGATTACAGTGGAGATACAAAAGAAGTAGCTCTAGCTTGGGCAGCTGGAATTGGTGGAGGAAGGTCTGGAATCTTAGAGACAACATTCAAACAGGAGACTGAAACAGACTTATTTGGAGAGCAAGTGGTACTTTGTGGAGGAATTACTGAGCTGATTAAAAGTGGATTTGAGGTACTGAGAGAGGCTGGATATGACCCTGTAAATGCTTATTTTGAATGTTTACATGAGATGAAACTAATAGTTGATTTGATGTATGAGGGAGGAATGGCTAAGATGAGACACTCTATCTCTAATACAGCTGAGTATGGAGATTTCTTAACAGGTCCAAAGATTATTACTGCTGAAACAAAAGAGAAGATGAGAGAGGTTTTAAGAGATATTCAATCTGGAAAATTTGCTGATGAATTTTTAGAGGATTCAAGAGCTGGGCAACCATTTTTAAAGAAGAAAAGAGAGGAAGCAAAGGCTCATGAATTAGAGAGAGTGGGAACAGAGTTGAGAGCTTTGATGTCTTGGTTAAAATAGGGAATATAAAAAAGGGAATGTAATTTAAAAAATTAAAGTTATTATAAATACTTCAAGAATGACTTTCGTTCAAAGAATAAAGAGCAAGTAGGTTTCCAAAATTCTAAGAGCTTTAACTCTCTAAGAATTTTGAGACACAGGAAGCAAAGCTTTCAGTGTTTCCTTAATGTAACACAGAAAATAAATTTCTATGTCTCAATAGTAGTAGTCGTTAAAACTCCCCTACTATTGGAAAACTCGTTTCACTCAAACAGTTGTGTTTTTTAGCGTTCGATTTCACTGACTTGCTCTATTTATTCTTCTCAATCTTCGTCCTTCTTGAATGTTATTCTCTTTTCTAGTAAATTTCTTAAATTAAAACCATAATGTAGTAGGAGTAAAATAAAAAACTATATAAAAATTATAAAAATAATTATTAATTAACAAAATAAATAATTTATAGATAAAACATTCTAAAATTATAGGTAATTATATAAATTAACTCTAATTTTTAACTTTCTAACTCTTTCTCTATATCAGCTATATTTTTTAAAATCTTCTCCTTATATTCTCTAAAAGCCACTAGGAGTTCAGCCTTACTTCTTCTAAAGATACAGATATTTCCATTGTAGTAGGAATACTCATCTGTTAAAAATTTTTTTGGAATTTTATTTAATGAGCAACCTAAAGCTGTTATTAAAGCATCTTCTGTTTCCATTCCTATTTCAACTTCTTGTAAAATAATTATATGGGAAAATTCTATATAATATAATCTGTCCATAATCTCTCCTTTATAAAACAAAAGGGCATAAATAAAGCCCTTTTTTATTTTAAATATTTTTTAATTTGTTCCCTTTAATAAAGCTGCAGCCTTTGCAACCTCTCCAGCACTAGTATAGATATTAGCTAAGGATTTTTCTACTTCACTATTATTTCCATATAATTTTAAATAGTTTTCTAAAACATTAGTAGCAGTATTTGTATCATTAAATTTTGAAGTAAGTATCTTAGCATAATTTAAAACATAATCTTTAGAGTTACCAAAATACTCATTTCCAGATTTTAAAGCTGTCAATAACTCTTGATTTTTATTTAAATTTTGAAGAACATTTAAATATGTAGAGTAAGTTTCTAAATTTGTTGAAGCAGGAGAAAGATTTTTTAAAGCATTATAAGCTCCTATCATATCTCCTTGTTTATAAGCTGCTATTCCTTGTAAAATATTTGAAGTAGAATTTAATGTATTTACAACTGTAGTTGTAGAAACAGTTTGTTGATTATTATTTTCTAAATTATTACATGCAGCAAGAGTTGCAAGTAAAGCAGAAAGAATAATTAATTTTTTCATGTAATCCTCCTTGATATAAGTAAATGTATATATTTTATATCATAAAAACTTTTATATGTAAATATTTTTTAAAAATAGATATGTTTTTGTTTATTAAGGAGTAATTTATACAATGAAGAAATTATAAGCTGATTATTTTAAATATTTACAAAGACTCTTCCTTCTAAAATAAGTCTAGCAGTTCTACATACTACTAATTCCTCAATTTTACATCTATCATTTGGATAACTAGCTCTTACTTTTATAGGAATTATTCCTCCAGGATGACCAATTTTTACTTCAACTCCAGTTTTAACCTCATCTTTTAAAAGATTATATACCACACTATCTTTGATTCTAGCTACAGCTCCAGTAGCTACAGTTCCTGTAACTGGGTAAGTTTTATGCATCTTTTGCATAAATAATAGTCTTGATACGATATCTAAATTATCCTTTGAAACTTTCTCTCCGTTTAGTGCTGTATAGTCAGCTGCTTTACTTACAATAGCAAAGAATGGTTGGTAAGGAGTCTTTATTTGAGCTTCTTCCCACGAGTCTACAAGCTTTAGCTTACAACATACCTCTCCTCTTATTCTCTCTATTTTCTTTAGTAACTCTTTGTCACTATCAATTTCATTACTACTTTCTGTTCCCTTTAGCCCTAACTTATCAGCTTCAATAAAGATAACAATATTTCCAGCATCAACAATAGAAAGTTCAAACTCTTCATCTTCAACTTTGATTATATCTCTAGGATTTCCTGTAGGTAATAGATCTCCAGTAATTCCTCCTACTACATCAGACCAATCCAATGTTATCTTAGCTCCAGTTCCAGGGACACCATCTATTTTATAATCTCCTCTAAATTCAGCTTTTCCATCTTTTACAGGAACTTCTAAAGTTAAAACTCTGTTTGTATTAGTCATATGTACTCTAACTTTTGTAATAGGTTCAGTAACCTTTACTAAATTGTTATTAACAGCAAAAACTCCAACTCCTGAAGAGATATTTCCACAATTTCCACCATAGTCAATAAAGCTCTCTGTAATACTAACTTGTCCAAAGGTATAATCTACATCTGCATCCTCTCTAGAAGATGGACCTACAATAGCTAATTTACTAGTCAAACTATCTGCCCCACCTAATCCATCTATCTGTCTTACATCAGGACTTCCAAATATAGCTAGAAGAATTCTATCCCTTAGTTCCTGCTCCTTTGGTAATTCATTTTCCATTATATATATTCCTTTACTAGTTCCCCCTCTAATGATAGAGCATTTTATTTCAAAATCTTTATTGTAGTTACTCATAGTTTAAGCCTCCTAATTATTTCTTAGATATCTTTTCCTTTAAATAGTTAATTAGTCCATCTTGTTTGATAAATTCCATAATATGCTCTGGAATCTTTTCACAGACATATTTTTCATCTTTACTTTTATTATATATTATTCCCTCTTTATAATCTATTTCTAGTTCATCATACATAGATATTTTCTCTGTTAAGTCACATTGAATTGCAAGTATTCCTAGATTTATACAGTTTCTATAAAAAATTCTAGCATATGATTTAGCAATAATTGTTTTTATTCCTAACTCTTTTAGCATTAGAGGTGCTGTTTCTCTACTTGAACCAGAACCTAAATTTTTCTCTGCCACAAAGATATCTCCTGGCTTAGAGTTTTTAGCAAATTCTGTGTCTATTGGACTCATAGTAAATTTTGCTGCCTCTTTTATACTTAGTTCCATATATGCTGGGGGAGAGATTATATCTGTATTAATATTATCTCCATATTTTAATGCTCTTCCACTAATATTCATATTATTCCTCCTCAATAAACTTTCTTGGGTCTACTATATAACCTGTAAGTGCAGCAGCAGCTACTGATAATGGAGAGGCTAGATATACTTCTCCTTTTTTACTTCCCATTCTACCTATAAAGTTTCTATTTGTTGATGAGATACAAACTTCTCCCTCTCCTATTGCTCCAGAGTGTATCCCTAAGCAAGCTCCACAGCTAGATGCTAATACTGTGGCTCCAGCTTCAGAGAGTGTCTGTAAAATTCCATCCTTTGCACATCTTTCCCATACCTCTTTAGATGCTGGAGAGATTAGCAATCTTACTCCTTCAGCTATCTTTCTTCCTTTTAATATATCAGCTGCCAATTTTAAGTCATTGTATCTTCCACCAGTACAAGAACCAATATAGGCTTGATCTATCTTTACTCCCTCAATTTTAGCAATCTCCTCTACATTATCTACTTCATGTGGACATGAACAAAGAGGATAAATTTCTGAAACATCTATAGTTATCTCTTGAGCTACTCCATCAGAACTATTAGTTGATAAAAGTTCTATAACTTCTGGAGTTAGTTCTAAATCTAGATTTTTTAAATACTCCTTTGTTTTCTCATCAACTCTCATTATTCCATTTTTAGCTCCAGCTTCCACTGCCATATTAGCAATACATAATCTTTCATCCATAATTAAATTATCTATTACTTCTCCTGAGAATTCAAGTGCCTTATAAGTAGCTCCAGCATGACCTATTTTTCCAATAGCTGCTAATATCAAGTCCTTAGCCATAACTCCCTTATTCATCTTTCCAACAAAGTTTATCTTTATAGTCTCAGGAACTTTCAACCAAATTTTTCCAGTTGCTAAAACTCCTAGCATCTCTGTTGAACCAATTCCAGTTGAAAAGGCTCCTAAAGCTCCATATGTACAGGTGTGACTATCTGTTCCTAAGATTATCTCTCCAGGTAAAACTCTACTTTTTTCAATCATTACTTGATGACAAGGTCCAGCAAACTCATAGTAATGTTTAACCTCATTCTCCTTAGCCCAATCTCTAGTAAATTTTACAATAGAAGCTTGATGGGCATTAGCAGGTGGAGTATAGTGGTCTGAAATTATTGTAACATTATCTGGATTCCAGATTTTTAAATTTAACTCCTTCATCTTCTCAGCAATTTCAATTCTAGGACCTAAAATATCATCCATCATTGCTTTGTCTACATCTACCCAAACAATATCTCCAGCTTTTACTTTATCTAATTTTGCTGCTCTTGCTAAAATTTTCTCTGTTAGTGTCATAACTCCTCCATTACATATATTTAGTAAAACTAAATCCACCTATTAATATAAAGATTGCTACAATAAACATATTTAACATAGTTATATAAAATAGTCTTTTAAATTTACTTGAGAACTCCTCGTTAGTGAGCTCATAGTTTTCAGAAAGTGTTGCCATAACAAAGGCTCCTCCAGTTGAAAGAGGACTCATTCCAGAAGGAGATGAACCATTTATAACTGCTGATAGAAGTAATGCACTAGGAACCACTCCTGCTATTCCCAATGTTTCAATAATTCTAGGAATAGTTGGAATCATTGTAGGCATAACAACACCAGAAGTAGAGCTAAATAAACTTAAAATTCCTGATGAAAGAGCTAAAATTGCTGCAACTGTTTTTTCGTTCATAAATAGACTTAGAATATCAGCTAGTAATTTTATTCCATCTAATTTAACTATTAAGTCCATCAATATTCCCATTCCAGAGATAAGTAGGATTGTATTCCAAGGAACTGATCCTAAAGCCTCTTTCTCTGTTCCCACTTTTAGTAGTATCAAGATGATGCTTATTAGTATTGAAAGTAGTCCTATATTTAAATTGAAGAAAGCTACTCCTATAACCATACATAGAATACCTACTAAAGTTATCTTTTGTTTTTTATTAAATTTTAAAACTTCACTACTAAGCTCTTTAGCTTTTAGTTTATATCCCTTTAAGAAAATATATGAAATAATCGCTCCAAAGGCTGTAGCTAAAAATGTATTTAATACCATTGTGTTAGCTAAATTTCCAGTTATATTAGCATTTTTAGCTAACTCTAAACCTATTATTCCAGTCGGTGCCCAAGGAACAATACCACCACCTATTGAACCTAGTTGCCCCATAGTAGTTAATAGAAAAGGATCAGCATCTAACTCTTTTGCCATAGGAATTCCAAATAATGCAGCTAAAGCAAATCCTGTTATTGTTCCAGCTCCTAAGAAAGCTATAAAATATATGACAAAATACATAAGTATTGGAATTAACCAAGCTTTTTTTCCAGATAATTTAATCAATTTTTTTACAATCAAATTTAAGGTACCATTGTGTTGAGCTATTCCAAATAATATACTCACTCCTACTAACATTAAAAATAAGCTTGAATTAAATCCTTTTATTATATTACTTGCTGATACCTTTCCCAAATAACCTAAGATCAATGAAAAACCTAAGGCTAAAACCCCCATATTTATCTTTTTTACAAAACCAATAACAATTGTTATCAGTAATATTACTAATGATATTATCGAAACTATTTGCATGCTATCCCCCTTTAAAGATTAAGAATTACAACTAATCTTATCACTTATATTTATCTGATGCCCACTATATACTCCGTTAATATTATCTCTACACTCTTTAGCTATATTTACTAATTTTTTAAAATTTATTCCTGTTTCAATATTTATTTTGTCTAGCATATAAACAAAATCCTCAGTTGATAAGTTTCCAGATGCTCCTGGTGCAAAAGGGCAACCTCCCATACCACCTAATGAAGCTTGGACATGTTTAATTCCTTTTTTAATTGCTATATATGAATTTAACATTCCCATATTTCTAGTATCATGAATATGAACTTGAAACTCAATATCTTTGTATTTTTCTAGTAATATAGTTAACAACTCATCTATTTGTTTTGGATTTGATATACCTATTGTATCACATAAGTTAATAGTTCTGATACCTAAATCATATGCTCTTTTAACATAACTATCTACCTTATCATATGAAACTTCTCCATCAAAAGGGCAACCAAATGTAGTTGCTGCATCTAATGTAATATTTATATCTGGAAAATCAGCTAAGATTTTTTCTAGTTCTACAAAAGATTCATCTACACTACGATTTACATTTGCCTTATTGTGTCCTTCAGATACAGAGATAACATATGCTATATTTCTAAGTCCCATCTCATATGCTCTTTTAACTCCTCTATAATTAGGAACTAAAGCTGAAAATTCTAACTCTGGATATTTATTTAAAAAATATTTGGCTATTTCTTCAGCATCTTGCATCTGTGGTATATGTTTTGGAGAGACAAAAGATGTAAGCTGTATCTTTTTTACTCCTGATTCTATAATTCCCTCTATTATTTTTTTCTTTTCTTCAGTTGAGATAAACTCCTTTATACTTTGAAATCCATCTCTTGGACCGACTTCTATTATTTCAATTCTGTTATTTATTTCCATATTTTCTCCCTTCTAGAACAGATTTTCATCTGCTAATCTTTCAATCTCTTCTTGAGTGTAACCTAATATATTTCCAAGTACTTCATTTAGATGTTCTCCTAAAAGTGGAGCTGGTGTTTTTATCTTAGTAGGAGTCTCACTAAATTTTAGATGATTTCCAGTCAACTTCATTTTTCCTGCTTTTGGATGTTCAACCTCAACAAACATCTCTCTTGATAGAATGTGAGAGT
Above is a window of Fusobacterium mortiferum ATCC 9817 DNA encoding:
- a CDS encoding SLC13 family permease; translation: MQIVSIISLVILLITIVIGFVKKINMGVLALGFSLILGYLGKVSASNIIKGFNSSLFLMLVGVSILFGIAQHNGTLNLIVKKLIKLSGKKAWLIPILMYFVIYFIAFLGAGTITGFALAALFGIPMAKELDADPFLLTTMGQLGSIGGGIVPWAPTGIIGLELAKNANITGNLANTMVLNTFLATAFGAIISYIFLKGYKLKAKELSSEVLKFNKKQKITLVGILCMVIGVAFFNLNIGLLSILISIILILLKVGTEKEALGSVPWNTILLISGMGILMDLIVKLDGIKLLADILSLFMNEKTVAAILALSSGILSLFSSTSGVVMPTMIPTIPRIIETLGIAGVVPSALLLSAVINGSSPSGMSPLSTGGAFVMATLSENYELTNEEFSSKFKRLFYITMLNMFIVAIFILIGGFSFTKYM
- a CDS encoding hydroxymethylglutaryl-CoA lyase, with product MEINNRIEIIEVGPRDGFQSIKEFISTEEKKKIIEGIIESGVKKIQLTSFVSPKHIPQMQDAEEIAKYFLNKYPELEFSALVPNYRGVKRAYEMGLRNIAYVISVSEGHNKANVNRSVDESFVELEKILADFPDINITLDAATTFGCPFDGEVSYDKVDSYVKRAYDLGIRTINLCDTIGISNPKQIDELLTILLEKYKDIEFQVHIHDTRNMGMLNSYIAIKKGIKHVQASLGGMGGCPFAPGASGNLSTEDFVYMLDKINIETGINFKKLVNIAKECRDNINGVYSGHQINISDKISCNS